A genome region from Deinococcus sp. KNUC1210 includes the following:
- the ureC gene encoding urease subunit alpha gives MNISRKHYADLYGPTTGDRIRLADTQLLIQIERDFTTYGEEVKFGGGKVIRDGLGQSSTAARSDDDVPDLVITNAIILDHWGVVKADVGVKNGRITAIGKAGNPGTQDGVSRGLTIGASTEIIAGEGHILTAGGVDTHIHFIAPQQAWTALESGVTTMIGGGTGPTAGTSATTCTPGEWHIHRMLEALDGLPLNFGLLGKGNASTREPLAEQVRAGALGLKLHEDWGTTPAAIHAALSVAEEFDVQVAIHTDTLNESGFVEDSIRAFAGRTIHTFHTEGAGGGHAPDIIRVAGLPNVLPSSTNPTMPFTVNTIHEHLDMLMVCHHLSPRIPEDVSFAESRIRPETIAAEDVLHDLGVFSMMSSDSQAMGRIGEVITRTWQTAHKMKVQRGALHTDSRADNFRARRYIAKYTINPAIAHGIAHEVGSIEVGKLADLVLWKPAFFGVKPQMVVKGGLVVAAQMGDPGASIPTPQPVYTRPMFAAFGGATASTCLHFVSGSSLELGHLPSVGRRYSAVANTRSIGKKDMVLNAGTPDIQVNAETYEVRVDGELITCEPAETLPMTQKYFLF, from the coding sequence GTGAACATCTCCCGCAAACACTACGCCGACCTGTACGGCCCCACCACCGGAGACCGCATCCGGCTGGCCGACACGCAACTCCTGATCCAGATCGAGCGCGATTTCACCACCTACGGCGAGGAGGTCAAATTCGGCGGGGGCAAGGTCATTCGGGATGGGCTGGGTCAGAGCAGCACCGCCGCCAGATCGGATGACGACGTGCCGGATCTGGTGATCACTAACGCCATCATCCTCGATCACTGGGGCGTCGTGAAGGCCGATGTGGGCGTGAAAAACGGGCGCATCACGGCGATTGGCAAGGCGGGCAATCCGGGCACCCAGGACGGCGTGAGCCGGGGGCTGACCATCGGGGCCAGCACCGAGATCATCGCCGGAGAGGGCCACATCCTGACGGCGGGCGGCGTGGATACCCACATTCACTTCATCGCGCCGCAGCAGGCGTGGACGGCGCTGGAATCGGGCGTGACCACCATGATCGGCGGCGGCACCGGCCCCACTGCCGGAACGAGCGCCACCACCTGCACCCCCGGCGAGTGGCACATTCACCGCATGTTGGAGGCGCTGGACGGGCTGCCGCTGAACTTCGGACTGCTGGGCAAGGGCAACGCCAGTACCCGCGAACCGCTGGCCGAGCAGGTGCGGGCCGGGGCGCTGGGCCTGAAGCTGCACGAAGACTGGGGCACCACGCCCGCCGCCATCCACGCGGCGCTGAGCGTGGCCGAGGAATTCGATGTGCAGGTCGCCATTCACACCGATACGCTGAACGAATCGGGCTTTGTGGAAGACAGCATCCGGGCCTTTGCGGGGCGCACCATCCACACCTTCCATACCGAGGGCGCGGGCGGCGGACATGCCCCCGACATCATCCGGGTGGCGGGGCTGCCCAATGTGTTGCCGTCCAGTACCAACCCGACCATGCCGTTCACGGTGAACACCATCCACGAGCACCTCGATATGCTGATGGTCTGCCACCACCTCAGCCCGCGCATTCCCGAGGACGTGAGCTTTGCAGAAAGCCGCATTCGCCCCGAAACGATTGCCGCCGAGGACGTGCTGCACGATCTGGGCGTGTTCTCGATGATGAGCAGCGATTCGCAGGCGATGGGCCGCATCGGAGAGGTGATTACCCGGACGTGGCAGACCGCCCACAAGATGAAGGTGCAGCGCGGCGCACTCCACACCGACAGCCGCGCCGACAACTTCCGCGCCCGGCGCTATATCGCCAAGTACACCATCAACCCGGCGATTGCCCACGGCATCGCGCACGAGGTCGGCAGCATCGAGGTGGGCAAACTGGCCGATCTGGTGCTCTGGAAGCCCGCCTTCTTCGGCGTCAAGCCGCAGATGGTGGTGAAGGGCGGACTGGTGGTCGCCGCGCAGATGGGCGATCCGGGGGCCAGCATTCCCACGCCGCAGCCGGTGTACACCCGCCCGATGTTCGCGGCTTTCGGGGGGGCTACTGCCAGCACCTGCCTGCATTTCGTGTCGGGCAGTTCGCTGGAACTGGGCCACCTGCCCAGCGTGGGCCGCCGCTACAGCGCCGTTGCCAACACGCGCAGCATCGGCAAGAAAGACATGGTGCTGAATGCCGGAACGCCCGACATTCAGGTGAATGCCGAAACCTATGAAGTGCGCGTAGACGGCGAACTGATCACCTGCGAACCCGCCGAGACGCTGCCGATGACGCAGAAATATTTTCTATTCTGA
- a CDS encoding urease subunit gamma, producing MQLTERERDKLLIFTAAEVARRRRARGLKLNHPEAVALITAEVLEGIRDGRSVEDLMSYGATILSADDVLDGIPEMIHDIQVEGTFPDGTKLVTIHDPIRGGASSVVAGEYLLADGDIELNAGRVTQRLRVANTADRPIQVGSHFHFFEVNSALRFDRRAAYGTRLNIPAGTALRFEPGEERDVELVALGGTREVWGMNALISGPLDGEGVREAALERARERGFREVTGDAQ from the coding sequence ATGCAACTGACCGAGCGAGAACGTGACAAGCTGCTGATCTTCACCGCTGCCGAGGTTGCCCGCAGGCGCAGGGCACGGGGGCTGAAGCTGAATCATCCGGAGGCCGTGGCCCTGATTACCGCCGAGGTTCTGGAGGGCATCCGGGACGGGCGCAGTGTGGAAGACCTGATGAGCTACGGGGCCACCATCCTGAGCGCCGATGACGTGCTGGACGGAATTCCCGAGATGATTCACGATATTCAGGTCGAGGGCACCTTTCCCGACGGCACCAAGCTCGTGACCATCCACGACCCGATCCGTGGCGGCGCGAGCAGCGTGGTGGCGGGCGAATACCTGCTGGCAGACGGTGACATCGAGCTGAACGCCGGGCGCGTGACCCAGCGGCTGCGGGTCGCCAATACCGCCGACCGCCCCATTCAGGTGGGAAGCCACTTTCATTTTTTCGAGGTCAACTCGGCGCTCCGCTTTGATCGGCGGGCAGCCTACGGCACACGGCTGAACATTCCTGCCGGAACCGCCCTGAGATTCGAGCCGGGCGAGGAACGCGATGTGGAACTGGTCGCGCTGGGCGGCACCCGCGAGGTCTGGGGCATGAATGCCCTGATTTCTGGACCACTGGACGGCGAAGGCGTCAGGGAAGCGGCGCTGGAACGGGCACGGGAGCGCGGCTTCAGGGAAGTGACGGGTGATGCGCAATGA